One Sphaerisporangium krabiense DNA segment encodes these proteins:
- a CDS encoding ABC transporter substrate-binding protein, with protein MLTIAAAQGLTGLNPVTKENAWQEALFPLMWNGLVKVDRNERLEPDLAASWKADASQKVWTFTLRPGVKFSNGKALTAADVVSTIEYYKDPGTATQLKNNVAPIATVEPGSGDSVVFTLKKPNALFPSSIQMVKIVDTGALAAMDKDPAVTGPFKVKEYVPNDHLVLERNPGYFGTKPPLDGIKIVKAADSSSAVTALRAGDLDVLWSVPLSQVSSIENDPRLAVVRPAVIGQYVSWEVDTTSPPFDDPKARQALAYAIDQAANLKAAYFGQGIVSTTNNPLPRNSPDHGGALTDYTYDLDKAKALFAEAGITQGSTLTWWGVAGQYPEWNISGQILQASLKKIGINLQIENTDIAAWAAKFYPAGKKFPGMIIPNFQSFPADPANEFLFLLKGRCECNWNNAGFDALYEKALATADDAERRAIWHQMQEIVNRQVPIYVPLQFATLTAAKRTVTGLWVDGAGNPHLESAGFAG; from the coding sequence GTGCTGACGATCGCGGCGGCGCAGGGGCTGACCGGGCTCAATCCGGTGACCAAGGAGAACGCCTGGCAGGAGGCTCTGTTTCCGCTGATGTGGAACGGGCTGGTCAAGGTGGACAGGAACGAGCGGCTGGAGCCGGATCTCGCGGCGAGCTGGAAGGCCGACGCAAGCCAGAAGGTCTGGACGTTCACGCTGCGGCCGGGGGTGAAGTTCTCCAACGGCAAGGCGCTCACCGCCGCCGACGTCGTCTCGACGATCGAGTACTACAAGGACCCCGGCACCGCGACCCAGCTCAAGAACAACGTGGCCCCGATCGCGACGGTCGAGCCCGGCTCCGGTGACTCGGTGGTCTTCACCCTGAAGAAGCCGAACGCGCTGTTCCCCTCCTCGATCCAGATGGTGAAGATCGTCGACACCGGCGCGCTCGCGGCGATGGACAAGGACCCGGCCGTCACCGGCCCGTTCAAGGTCAAGGAGTACGTCCCGAACGACCACCTGGTGCTGGAGCGCAACCCCGGCTACTTCGGGACCAAGCCGCCGCTCGACGGCATCAAGATCGTCAAAGCCGCCGACTCGTCGTCCGCGGTCACCGCGCTGCGGGCCGGGGACCTGGACGTGCTGTGGTCGGTCCCGCTCTCCCAGGTCTCGTCCATCGAGAACGATCCGCGGCTGGCCGTGGTGCGGCCCGCGGTGATCGGCCAGTACGTGAGCTGGGAGGTGGACACGACCTCGCCGCCGTTCGACGACCCGAAGGCCCGCCAGGCGCTCGCGTACGCCATCGACCAGGCGGCGAACCTCAAGGCCGCCTACTTCGGGCAGGGCATCGTCTCGACGACCAACAACCCGCTGCCGCGCAACAGCCCGGACCATGGCGGCGCGCTCACCGACTACACCTACGACCTCGACAAGGCCAAGGCGCTGTTCGCCGAGGCGGGCATCACGCAGGGCAGCACGCTGACGTGGTGGGGCGTCGCCGGGCAGTACCCGGAGTGGAACATCAGCGGGCAGATCCTCCAGGCCAGCCTGAAGAAGATCGGCATCAACCTGCAGATCGAGAACACCGACATCGCCGCCTGGGCCGCGAAGTTCTACCCGGCGGGCAAGAAGTTCCCCGGCATGATCATCCCGAACTTCCAGTCCTTCCCCGCCGACCCCGCCAACGAGTTCCTGTTCCTGCTCAAGGGCCGCTGCGAGTGCAACTGGAACAACGCCGGCTTCGACGCGCTCTACGAGAAGGCGCTGGCCACGGCCGACGACGCCGAACGCCGGGCGATCTGGCACCAGATGCAGGAGATCGTCAACCGGCAGGTGCCCATCTACGTGCCGCTCCAGTTCGCCACGCTGACCGCCGCCAAACGGACGGTGACGGGCCTGTGGGTGGACGGCGCGGGCAACCCGCACCTGGAGAGCGCCGGATTCGCCGGGTGA
- a CDS encoding PIN-like domain-containing protein: protein MRLLLDENVLKPLRQTLISLILDHEVVHLLDLPGWSGTRDESLYPRAAAKGFEAILTNDGKQMERPREVAAIKASGLHRIEYPHKHAGLAGMAVAIATVVAGLPAALTALEEADGQRLITLRGIDPTPASRLRVINPKTDPPKHWFSSP, encoded by the coding sequence GTGCGGCTGCTGCTGGATGAGAACGTCCTCAAGCCACTCCGTCAGACGCTCATCAGCCTCATCCTGGACCATGAAGTCGTCCATTTGCTCGATCTTCCGGGCTGGTCGGGAACGCGGGACGAGAGCCTGTATCCACGCGCCGCGGCCAAGGGATTCGAAGCGATCCTGACGAACGACGGCAAACAAATGGAGCGCCCACGCGAGGTCGCGGCCATAAAAGCCTCAGGTCTGCACAGGATCGAATATCCCCACAAGCACGCCGGGTTGGCCGGCATGGCCGTCGCGATCGCGACGGTCGTCGCGGGACTCCCGGCAGCCTTGACGGCCCTGGAAGAGGCGGACGGCCAGCGATTGATCACCTTACGGGGAATCGACCCGACCCCGGCGAGCCGACTACGCGTCATCAACCCGAAAACCGACCCGCCCAAGCACTGGTTCAGTTCGCCGTAA
- a CDS encoding DUF433 domain-containing protein — protein sequence MSYSPTLAAALSGATLRQLAHWRKASSRHGAVLVPELSEVRPILYSFRDVVALRTCVKLRQDASLQRIRRALDTLRDGLREREHLSAYRLAADGGSIYLVEPEQATDLVHRTANIVIHEMVDVLRPFYRDGRHIPDLLQPREHVTVDPAVRGGVPVIEGTRIPYDEVAALLRDGVPAERISDYYPGVTASAARDAADFADYVDSYEPSREPRAAAAG from the coding sequence ATGTCCTACAGTCCAACGCTCGCCGCGGCGCTGTCCGGTGCGACGCTTCGCCAGCTCGCTCACTGGCGGAAGGCTTCGTCGCGCCACGGAGCCGTGCTGGTGCCCGAGCTCTCCGAGGTACGCCCGATCCTTTATTCGTTCAGGGACGTCGTCGCGCTCCGGACCTGCGTCAAGCTCCGGCAGGACGCCTCGTTGCAGAGAATCAGGCGGGCGCTGGACACGTTGCGCGATGGCCTGCGGGAACGTGAGCATCTGTCCGCCTATCGGCTGGCGGCGGATGGAGGCAGCATTTACCTGGTGGAGCCGGAACAGGCGACCGACCTCGTGCACCGCACGGCGAACATCGTCATTCACGAAATGGTGGACGTGCTGCGTCCCTTCTATCGCGACGGCCGGCACATCCCCGACCTCCTTCAGCCACGGGAGCACGTGACCGTGGATCCCGCCGTCCGCGGTGGAGTCCCGGTCATCGAGGGGACGCGGATCCCGTACGACGAGGTCGCGGCCTTGCTGCGTGACGGCGTCCCCGCCGAACGGATTTCCGACTACTACCCCGGCGTCACGGCCTCGGCCGCGAGGGACGCCGCCGATTTCGCCGACTACGTCGACAGTTACGAGCCTTCCCGGGAGCCCCGTGCGGCTGCTGCTGGATGA
- a CDS encoding TetR/AcrR family transcriptional regulator yields MSTRAKPLRKDAQRNRDLLIKAARELYAARGLDVSLDEIARTAGVSSGTLYNHFPDRADLVEAVFADRAATVTRIAEHALAMDAPWEGLVHFLEGVCELQAADRGYNDLLSGRVPQAPSSEALAHGYTLMKRVIDRARDSGALRPDFTLEDVAFLTWGTARTIEVTTTIRPNAWRRHLSLLLDALRPPAAHPLPEPPLTPDELAQLMRGQC; encoded by the coding sequence ATGTCCACACGCGCCAAACCGCTGAGGAAGGACGCACAGCGCAACCGCGACCTGCTGATCAAGGCGGCGCGCGAGCTGTACGCCGCGCGCGGGCTCGACGTCTCCCTCGACGAGATCGCCCGCACGGCCGGGGTCAGCAGCGGCACCCTCTACAACCACTTCCCCGACCGCGCCGACCTCGTCGAAGCCGTCTTCGCCGACCGCGCCGCCACCGTGACGCGCATCGCCGAGCACGCCCTCGCCATGGACGCTCCCTGGGAAGGGCTGGTCCACTTCCTGGAAGGCGTCTGCGAACTCCAGGCGGCCGACCGCGGCTACAACGACCTGCTCTCCGGCCGCGTCCCCCAAGCCCCGTCGAGCGAGGCCCTCGCCCATGGGTACACGCTGATGAAACGCGTCATCGACCGAGCCAGGGACTCGGGCGCCCTGCGCCCCGACTTCACCCTCGAGGACGTGGCCTTCCTGACCTGGGGCACCGCCCGCACCATCGAGGTCACCACGACCATCCGCCCCAACGCCTGGCGCCGCCACCTGTCCCTCCTCCTCGACGCCCTACGCCCCCCCGCCGCCCACCCCCTCCCCGAACCACCCCTCACCCCCGACGAGCTCGCCCAACTGATGCGCGGCCAGTGCTGA
- a CDS encoding SDR family NAD(P)-dependent oxidoreductase, translating to MPGTLAIFGAGPVLGLSLARRFGREGFRVALVARTERTLAPLVAALAADGVEAAGFRADVYDHDATERAVADIKRAYGRIDVAVFSPGGGDMGEGIAATLDVDVANARLMLDRFVVSAVSLVWQVLPDMAERGEGAVLFTAGRSGIHPTPYLGNAGMAQAALRNYVHTLNESLAGTGVYAGAVNIGALIEGSVPHQGVTASGQPLDFDPEVIHPDVFADAFWELYERRDRVEILVGAFGR from the coding sequence ATGCCCGGAACACTCGCGATCTTCGGTGCCGGCCCTGTCCTCGGCCTGTCTCTCGCTCGTCGCTTCGGCCGGGAGGGGTTTCGGGTCGCGCTCGTGGCCCGTACCGAGCGCACGCTCGCGCCGCTCGTCGCCGCGCTCGCCGCGGATGGCGTCGAGGCGGCCGGGTTCCGCGCCGATGTCTATGACCACGACGCGACGGAGCGTGCCGTCGCGGACATCAAGCGCGCGTACGGGCGGATCGACGTCGCGGTGTTCAGTCCGGGTGGCGGCGACATGGGGGAGGGGATCGCGGCCACGCTGGACGTCGACGTGGCGAACGCCCGGCTGATGCTCGACCGTTTCGTGGTCTCGGCGGTGTCCCTCGTCTGGCAGGTCCTGCCGGACATGGCCGAACGGGGAGAGGGCGCCGTCCTGTTCACCGCCGGCCGGTCGGGCATCCACCCGACGCCGTACCTCGGCAACGCCGGCATGGCCCAGGCCGCGCTGCGCAACTACGTCCACACGCTCAACGAGTCCCTCGCGGGCACGGGCGTCTACGCGGGCGCCGTCAACATCGGCGCGCTCATCGAGGGCAGTGTGCCGCACCAGGGCGTCACCGCGTCCGGGCAGCCGCTCGACTTCGACCCGGAGGTGATCCACCCCGACGTGTTCGCCGACGCCTTCTGGGAGCTGTACGAGCGGCGTGACCGCGTCGAGATCCTGGTCGGCGCCTTCGGCCGGTAG
- a CDS encoding MarR family winged helix-turn-helix transcriptional regulator — translation MDHVARIQAEWRRERPDVDVTPQGVIGRLHRLAAHLTGELVTVYREHGLEEGEFDVLATLRRAGEPFERAPGELARHTMVTTGAMTKRLDRLENAGLVTRRRSHADGRARVVALTPAGRDLIDAAFTAHMRNERRLLAALPPGQAALLEEILTRWLTEFER, via the coding sequence ATGGATCATGTGGCCAGAATCCAGGCGGAATGGCGACGGGAGCGCCCCGACGTGGACGTCACCCCGCAGGGCGTCATCGGACGCCTGCACCGCCTCGCCGCGCACCTGACCGGCGAGCTCGTCACCGTCTACCGCGAGCACGGGCTCGAAGAGGGCGAGTTCGACGTCCTCGCCACGCTGCGCCGCGCCGGAGAGCCCTTCGAACGCGCGCCGGGCGAGCTGGCCCGGCACACCATGGTCACCACCGGGGCGATGACCAAGCGGCTCGACCGCCTCGAAAACGCCGGCCTCGTCACCCGCCGCCGCTCCCACGCCGACGGCCGCGCCCGCGTGGTCGCCCTCACCCCCGCCGGCCGCGACCTGATCGACGCCGCCTTCACCGCCCACATGCGCAACGAACGCCGCCTCCTCGCCGCGCTCCCCCCCGGCCAGGCGGCACTGCTCGAAGAGATCCTCACCCGCTGGCTGACCGAGTTCGAACGGTGA
- a CDS encoding DMT family transporter codes for MEATWRWVLVTAIAPVTWGTNYFVIHEYLPAGHPLWGAVLRALPAGLLLLAVGRRLPTGSWWWRSAVLGALNMGAFFALIYVSAQLLPTSVASTIMASSPVVMMLIAWAMLRERPALPACAGAVLGVAGVYLMLFSGLTAVNLWGVASSVTAMLLSSLGYVLAKKWGDGTSVLASTSWQLIAGGLVLVPFAVVAEGAPPALDGPAVAGFAYVTVVATAVAFAAWFAGLKHLRAGTVGLVGLLNPVTGVLLGTLVAAEALTVRQGAGLALVLVGILLGRPATRPPRVPAETGAAPAPCAR; via the coding sequence ATGGAAGCTACATGGCGCTGGGTCCTCGTGACGGCGATCGCGCCGGTGACGTGGGGGACGAACTACTTCGTCATCCACGAGTACCTGCCGGCCGGCCACCCGTTGTGGGGCGCGGTGCTCCGGGCGCTCCCGGCGGGCCTGCTGTTGCTGGCCGTGGGCCGGCGACTGCCGACAGGCTCGTGGTGGTGGCGCTCGGCGGTGCTCGGCGCGCTGAACATGGGGGCGTTCTTCGCCCTGATCTACGTGTCGGCGCAGCTCCTGCCGACCAGCGTGGCCTCCACGATCATGGCCTCGTCGCCGGTGGTGATGATGCTCATCGCCTGGGCGATGCTGCGCGAACGCCCCGCCCTGCCCGCCTGCGCCGGTGCGGTGCTGGGCGTCGCGGGGGTGTACCTGATGCTCTTCAGCGGGCTCACCGCCGTGAACCTGTGGGGCGTGGCCTCGTCGGTCACGGCGATGCTGCTGTCCAGCCTCGGGTACGTGCTGGCCAAGAAGTGGGGGGACGGCACGAGCGTGCTCGCGTCCACATCCTGGCAGCTCATCGCCGGAGGGCTGGTGCTCGTCCCGTTCGCCGTCGTCGCCGAGGGCGCGCCCCCCGCGCTGGACGGCCCGGCCGTCGCCGGGTTCGCCTACGTCACGGTCGTCGCCACGGCGGTGGCCTTCGCGGCCTGGTTCGCCGGCCTGAAGCACCTGCGTGCCGGGACGGTCGGGCTGGTGGGCCTGCTCAACCCCGTCACCGGAGTGCTGCTCGGCACGCTCGTGGCCGCCGAGGCCCTCACCGTGCGGCAGGGGGCGGGTCTGGCGCTCGTCCTGGTAGGCATCCTCCTCGGCCGTCCCGCGACCCGGCCGCCGCGCGTCCCCGCGGAGACGGGCGCGGCCCCCGCGCCGTGCGCCCGGTGA
- a CDS encoding metallopeptidase TldD-related protein: MTFTVTDGAQADLAAAWARTAAAVQDAAHHAAARDAETAHVYAQARRALFVDFDEHGERGSYHGIEGMTLSGLESRREKVVAGLGDHARSGAGEDAYAGVLDELLAAVAVVRERAGGVPVRGRVFVLLESIAACRRGGPVRSADRHRGRLLLWAGPPDSAVFTGPAFAGTRLPPDAVGAAADDAVAAYRLHAVRVPPPDGETVMLAAPACSGVLLHELCGHLLEADVFRHPENRLRALMGRRLSHPGLTVVDDSAAPSSWASLHADDHGNPGRAVTLLDSGHVAGTLTSGALTSADGPASGAAGDPGGHAHRTDYRYAALPRMTTLSVLPGPDSAPGVLADVRDGVYAEAIGRATCDPVTGRFVAQVDRARRIRDGRLCEPLSPIHVTGDVVQTLSSIRAVCDDPAVYDTGCVKQQQTVANRNIAPTLLLTGVSCAPRAT, from the coding sequence ATGACCTTTACCGTGACGGACGGCGCGCAGGCCGATCTCGCCGCCGCGTGGGCGCGAACCGCCGCGGCCGTCCAGGACGCCGCGCACCACGCCGCCGCGCGCGACGCCGAAACCGCCCACGTCTACGCGCAGGCCCGCCGCGCCCTCTTCGTCGATTTCGACGAACATGGGGAACGCGGCTCCTATCACGGCATCGAGGGCATGACGCTGTCCGGGCTGGAATCGCGCCGCGAAAAGGTGGTCGCGGGCCTCGGCGACCACGCGCGGTCCGGGGCGGGCGAGGACGCGTACGCGGGCGTTCTGGACGAGCTGCTGGCGGCGGTGGCGGTCGTGCGCGAGCGGGCCGGCGGCGTCCCCGTCCGCGGCCGGGTGTTCGTCCTGCTGGAGTCGATCGCCGCGTGCCGCAGGGGCGGCCCAGTGCGGTCCGCCGACCGGCACCGCGGCCGCCTGCTGCTCTGGGCGGGGCCGCCGGACTCCGCGGTCTTCACCGGCCCCGCCTTCGCCGGCACGCGCCTCCCGCCCGACGCCGTGGGCGCCGCGGCGGACGACGCCGTCGCCGCCTACCGCCTGCACGCCGTCCGCGTCCCGCCCCCGGACGGCGAGACGGTCATGCTCGCCGCGCCCGCCTGCTCGGGCGTGCTGCTCCACGAGCTGTGCGGCCACCTGCTGGAGGCCGACGTGTTCCGGCACCCGGAGAACCGGCTGCGCGCGCTGATGGGCCGGCGGCTCTCCCACCCCGGCCTCACCGTGGTGGACGACTCCGCCGCCCCGTCCTCGTGGGCCAGCCTGCACGCCGACGACCACGGCAACCCCGGCCGCGCGGTCACCCTCCTGGACTCCGGCCACGTCGCGGGCACGCTCACCTCCGGGGCGCTCACCTCGGCGGACGGGCCGGCCTCCGGAGCCGCCGGCGACCCGGGCGGGCACGCGCACCGCACCGACTACCGCTACGCGGCCCTGCCGCGCATGACCACGCTGTCGGTGCTCCCCGGCCCCGACTCCGCGCCCGGCGTGCTCGCCGACGTCCGCGACGGCGTCTACGCCGAGGCCATCGGCCGCGCGACCTGCGACCCGGTGACCGGCCGTTTCGTCGCCCAGGTCGACCGGGCCCGCCGGATACGCGACGGCCGCCTGTGCGAGCCTCTGTCGCCCATCCACGTCACCGGCGACGTCGTGCAGACCCTGTCCTCGATCAGGGCCGTCTGCGACGATCCGGCCGTCTACGACACCGGCTGCGTCAAACAGCAGCAGACCGTGGCCAACCGCAACATCGCCCCCACCCTCCTCCTCACCGGCGTCTCCTGCGCCCCCCGCGCGACCTGA
- a CDS encoding nucleotidyltransferase domain-containing protein — MATAPPAPGEGWALSDEVEHLIRWAAKVAEEEFTGADGVDSVYLGGSLLAGLGSPTSDIDVFVVRQGVTGDEVPAQVVSDSRRFDVESLPPGHLLKLARDVTAFPRAAYTNLEVVHLSESRYDAAVRLLYSRPVAEGDEYREAVAHLRENTVPLTRMIMAKWSTECINILEDALGALAGESYDDALFSSAELMQPAAQVFLAGCGDLYVKYKWILRKLRRSAGENFPYDGFCRLMGSWPDGVADKKRLVEDRIRLCQAMAVAGLTGGWDGPAASRWSTWDVRGPGLVRAPEWMPLRAADRIVLAKSIDSVYRLSEQGLTLWGLCDGREHSVVVDDMVRRLGDPGLRPDVERYLDRFLQMGLVRAGAGD, encoded by the coding sequence TTGGCCACCGCACCGCCCGCCCCCGGCGAGGGCTGGGCACTGAGCGACGAGGTTGAGCACCTTATTCGCTGGGCGGCGAAGGTCGCGGAGGAGGAGTTCACGGGCGCCGACGGCGTCGACTCCGTCTACCTGGGCGGTTCGCTGCTCGCCGGCCTGGGCAGCCCCACCAGCGACATCGACGTCTTCGTGGTGCGGCAGGGCGTCACGGGCGACGAGGTCCCGGCACAGGTGGTGTCCGACTCCCGGCGTTTCGACGTCGAGTCGCTCCCTCCCGGCCACCTCCTGAAGCTCGCGCGCGACGTCACCGCGTTCCCGCGGGCGGCCTACACGAACCTGGAGGTCGTCCACCTCAGCGAGAGCCGGTACGACGCCGCGGTCCGCCTGCTCTACAGCAGGCCGGTGGCGGAGGGCGACGAGTACCGCGAGGCGGTCGCCCACCTGCGCGAGAACACGGTCCCGCTGACCCGCATGATCATGGCGAAATGGTCCACCGAGTGCATCAACATCCTGGAGGACGCGCTCGGCGCCCTGGCCGGGGAGTCCTACGACGACGCCCTGTTCAGCTCGGCGGAGCTGATGCAGCCCGCGGCGCAGGTGTTCCTCGCCGGATGCGGCGACCTGTACGTGAAGTACAAGTGGATACTCCGCAAGCTCCGCAGAAGCGCGGGGGAGAACTTCCCCTACGACGGGTTCTGCCGGCTCATGGGCTCCTGGCCGGACGGTGTCGCGGACAAGAAACGGCTGGTCGAGGACCGGATCCGCCTGTGCCAGGCCATGGCGGTGGCCGGGCTCACCGGCGGCTGGGACGGGCCCGCGGCCTCACGCTGGTCCACCTGGGACGTCCGCGGCCCGGGCCTGGTGCGCGCGCCGGAATGGATGCCGCTGCGCGCCGCCGACCGCATCGTGCTGGCGAAGTCCATCGACTCGGTGTACCGGCTGTCGGAGCAGGGGCTGACGCTGTGGGGGCTGTGCGACGGCCGCGAGCACTCCGTGGTGGTGGACGACATGGTGCGCCGGCTCGGCGACCCCGGGTTGCGGCCCGACGTCGAGAGATACCTCGACCGGTTCCTCCAGATGGGGCTGGTACGCGCGGGAGCGGGGGACTAG
- a CDS encoding ABC transporter ATP-binding protein, protein MSGPAPHGGLAVRELRRVFTSRKKPPRTALDGVTFDVAPGELVTLLGPNGAGKTTTARILVTLLEPTSGTATVAGADVRTEPRAVRRRCGFSFGGDTGLYPRLTALENLRFFGTMYGMAGRPLTARASELLGEMGLGDRAGDKVETFSRGMRQRLHIARALLHDPPVLVLDEPSAGLDPAAGRQLRTLVHKLVDDGRAVLLTTHDLVEAEQLSDRVLVLRAGVVIAEASPARLRALAGDALGTRIQLELHEDVAAPEAALAACPGLRGVRVEGGVWAVDVTDGPAAATWILQTFGSQVVNLSVAPPSLEDAYLDLVGDPA, encoded by the coding sequence GTGAGCGGCCCCGCGCCGCACGGCGGCCTCGCCGTGCGCGAGCTGCGCCGGGTCTTCACGAGCAGGAAGAAGCCGCCCCGCACGGCGCTGGACGGCGTCACCTTCGACGTCGCGCCCGGCGAGCTGGTCACCCTGCTCGGCCCGAACGGCGCGGGCAAGACCACGACCGCCCGCATCCTCGTCACCCTGCTCGAACCCACCTCGGGGACGGCCACCGTGGCGGGCGCGGACGTGCGGACCGAGCCCCGCGCGGTCCGCCGCCGCTGCGGATTCTCCTTCGGCGGCGACACCGGCCTCTACCCCCGGCTCACCGCCCTGGAGAACCTCAGGTTCTTCGGCACCATGTACGGCATGGCGGGCCGCCCGCTGACCGCGCGCGCGTCCGAGCTGCTCGGCGAGATGGGCCTCGGCGACCGCGCCGGCGACAAGGTGGAGACCTTCTCGCGCGGCATGCGGCAGCGCCTGCACATCGCCAGGGCCCTGCTGCACGACCCGCCCGTCCTGGTCCTGGACGAGCCGTCCGCCGGCCTGGACCCGGCGGCGGGCCGCCAGCTCAGGACGCTGGTGCACAAGCTCGTCGACGACGGCCGCGCCGTGCTGCTGACCACGCACGACCTGGTGGAGGCCGAGCAGCTCAGCGACCGGGTGCTGGTGCTGCGCGCGGGGGTCGTCATCGCCGAGGCGTCCCCCGCCCGGCTGCGCGCGCTCGCCGGCGACGCGCTCGGCACGCGCATCCAGCTCGAACTGCACGAGGACGTGGCGGCGCCGGAGGCGGCCCTGGCCGCGTGCCCCGGACTGCGCGGCGTCCGCGTGGAGGGCGGGGTGTGGGCGGTCGACGTGACCGACGGCCCCGCCGCCGCGACGTGGATCCTCCAGACGTTCGGCTCCCAGGTCGTCAACCTCAGCGTCGCGCCGCCGTCGCTGGAGGACGCCTACCTGGACCTGGTCGGGGACCCGGCGTGA
- a CDS encoding ABC transporter permease produces the protein MTAVVLGSARTHLRQQGMTPLTWMTGGVLPVCLAWILHVKTGESGLRLVAGVSAAAMIDTVAILIVFAVLFERQWNTLEMAAAAPRGVLPMLAGRFLGIAVQALPSLVVSGVFVQLVWGGVRIDRPLPTLLGMLVLTVSVVVVMLPLAVTVLRFRYAAGMTNGVPALLLAVSGALIPIWQMPPLLQSWARALPLTWAVDAVEGGDWNDLGVATALAAAWAVVGAALFHLALRGMRGEPDAYRM, from the coding sequence GTGACCGCCGTCGTCCTCGGCTCGGCGCGCACCCACCTGCGCCAGCAGGGCATGACGCCGCTGACGTGGATGACCGGCGGGGTGCTGCCCGTCTGCCTGGCGTGGATCCTGCACGTCAAGACCGGCGAGTCCGGGCTGCGGCTCGTCGCCGGGGTCAGCGCCGCCGCCATGATCGACACCGTGGCGATCCTCATCGTGTTCGCCGTCCTGTTCGAGCGCCAGTGGAACACGCTGGAGATGGCCGCCGCCGCGCCCCGGGGCGTCCTGCCCATGCTCGCCGGGCGGTTCCTCGGCATCGCCGTGCAGGCCCTGCCGTCGCTCGTCGTCAGCGGCGTCTTCGTCCAGCTCGTCTGGGGCGGCGTCAGGATCGACCGGCCGCTGCCCACGCTGCTCGGCATGCTCGTCCTCACGGTGTCCGTCGTGGTCGTCATGCTCCCGCTCGCGGTCACCGTGCTCCGGTTCCGCTACGCCGCCGGCATGACCAACGGCGTGCCCGCCCTGCTGCTCGCGGTCAGCGGCGCGCTGATCCCCATCTGGCAGATGCCGCCGCTCCTGCAGAGCTGGGCCAGGGCGCTGCCGCTCACGTGGGCCGTGGACGCCGTCGAGGGCGGCGACTGGAACGACCTCGGCGTCGCGACCGCCCTCGCGGCGGCGTGGGCCGTGGTGGGCGCCGCGCTGTTCCACCTGGCCCTGCGCGGCATGCGCGGCGAGCCCGACGCCTACCGGATGTGA
- a CDS encoding ABC transporter permease, with amino-acid sequence MNRVLTHAWLSYKGLFTWLNPWGYLSSRIVRPLALGAVFVSLGGGAFADRERLLVGATLLTMSGSVLLGVGLAVGNERGYNTMGGLLAAPHRLPGTLVVRALPHVVDGLITTAMTAAIVAGLFGISLDAGQWLRLAAAVAAVGLSGAGLGLAASSYAVRYRDVFLVPNLSQVALIGLSGALVEVEHLPEVLRWVSAVLPVHHAMEAVAPGGGLAAGLAAELLVGVAWGAAGCALITWTARLARTRGSFDLT; translated from the coding sequence ATGAACCGCGTGCTCACCCACGCCTGGCTGTCCTACAAGGGCCTGTTCACCTGGCTCAACCCGTGGGGGTACCTGTCGTCGCGCATCGTGCGCCCGCTGGCCCTCGGCGCGGTGTTCGTCTCGCTCGGCGGGGGCGCCTTCGCCGACCGGGAACGGCTGCTGGTCGGCGCGACGCTGCTCACGATGTCCGGCAGCGTCCTGCTCGGCGTCGGCCTCGCGGTCGGCAACGAGCGCGGGTACAACACGATGGGCGGCCTCCTGGCCGCGCCGCACCGCCTCCCGGGCACGCTCGTCGTCCGGGCGCTCCCGCACGTGGTCGACGGCCTGATCACCACCGCGATGACCGCGGCCATCGTGGCGGGCCTGTTCGGCATCTCCCTGGACGCCGGCCAGTGGCTGCGGCTCGCCGCCGCGGTGGCGGCCGTCGGGCTGAGCGGTGCGGGCCTCGGCCTGGCCGCCTCCTCCTACGCCGTGCGCTACCGCGACGTGTTCCTCGTGCCGAACCTGTCCCAGGTCGCGCTGATCGGACTGTCCGGCGCGCTGGTGGAGGTGGAGCACCTGCCGGAGGTCCTGCGGTGGGTGTCGGCCGTCCTGCCCGTGCACCACGCGATGGAGGCGGTCGCCCCGGGCGGCGGCCTGGCCGCCGGGCTCGCCGCCGAACTGCTCGTCGGCGTGGCCTGGGGGGCCGCCGGCTGCGCGCTCATCACCTGGACCGCGCGCCTGGCGCGCACGCGCGGTTCGTTCGACCTGACCTGA